From a region of the Tamandua tetradactyla isolate mTamTet1 chromosome 10, mTamTet1.pri, whole genome shotgun sequence genome:
- the CSTB gene encoding cystatin-B, producing MMCGASSASQPATAETQQIADQVKAQLEEKENKKFPVFSAVEFKHQVVAGMNFFIKVHVGDDHFVHLRVFQSLPHENKPLSLSSYQINKSKDDELTYF from the exons ATGATGTGCGGGGCGTCCTCGGCCTCGCAGCCGGCCACGGCCGAGACGCAGCAGATCGCCGACCAG GTGAAGGCCCAGctggaggagaaggaaaataagaagttTCCTGTTTTCAGTGCTGTCGAGTTCAAGCACCAGGTGGTGGCCGGAATGAACTTCTTCATCAAG GTGCACGTCGGCGACGATCACTTCGTCCACTTGCGGGTCTTCCAGAGCCTCCCCCATGAAAACAAGCCTCTGAGCTTGTCCAGCTACCAGATCAACAAATCCAAGGATGATGAACTGACCTATTTTTGA